One window of the Runella slithyformis DSM 19594 genome contains the following:
- the madL gene encoding malonate transporter subunit MadL, with amino-acid sequence MIIYGVALLAFCYIIGQLTGEFLGKWIGVDANVGGVGFAMLLLIFLSDWLHKKGHFDKPTENGILFWNQLYIPIIVAMSAIQNVKVAVSSGFIAILAGIVPFVICLLAIPLLAKLSNNNKPD; translated from the coding sequence ATGATCATTTACGGCGTAGCACTCTTGGCTTTCTGCTACATCATCGGCCAACTCACCGGTGAATTTTTGGGCAAATGGATCGGCGTCGACGCCAATGTCGGCGGCGTAGGTTTTGCCATGCTGCTATTGATTTTCCTGAGCGATTGGCTTCATAAAAAAGGGCACTTTGACAAACCCACTGAAAACGGCATTCTGTTCTGGAATCAGCTATACATCCCGATCATCGTGGCGATGTCGGCCATTCAAAACGTAAAAGTGGCCGTTTCAAGCGGTTTCATTGCCATTTTAGCGGGCATTGTTCCCTTCGTAATCTGCCTGCTTGCCATTCCTCTTTTGGCCAAACTTTCAAACAATAATAAGCCCGATTAA
- the madM gene encoding malonate transporter subunit MadM, giving the protein MEIISKFLQKNGLVFAFLAVGVIIYLSGIISDKLTRRKIPASAIAILAGLVIAYFGGVYSGGEKGIADVKIFSGFGTMGGAMFRDFAIVSTAMGASFLVLRRTGWVGALSLFLGIVLSFLGGVAVALLWGYRDAVSLTAIGAGACTYIVGPVTGAAIGASSDVIALSIAAGVVKAIVVTIGTPFVAKYIGLNNPHTALIYGGLMGTTSGVTAGLAATDPKLVPYGALTATFYTGLGCLACPSILYLLMRLTFGG; this is encoded by the coding sequence ATGGAAATCATCTCCAAATTCCTCCAAAAAAACGGGCTGGTCTTTGCCTTTTTGGCCGTAGGTGTGATCATTTATCTATCGGGCATTATCTCCGACAAACTCACCCGCCGTAAGATCCCCGCCTCGGCCATCGCCATCCTCGCCGGATTGGTCATTGCCTACTTCGGCGGTGTGTATTCGGGGGGCGAAAAAGGCATTGCGGATGTTAAGATATTTTCAGGGTTCGGCACGATGGGTGGTGCCATGTTTCGCGATTTTGCCATTGTTTCCACCGCCATGGGCGCGAGTTTTTTGGTGCTGAGACGCACGGGCTGGGTGGGGGCGTTATCGCTCTTTCTGGGCATTGTGCTCTCCTTTTTGGGCGGCGTAGCCGTAGCATTGCTTTGGGGCTACCGCGACGCCGTCAGCCTGACGGCTATCGGTGCGGGAGCCTGTACGTACATTGTAGGGCCCGTCACGGGCGCCGCCATTGGAGCTTCCTCCGACGTCATAGCCCTGAGCATTGCAGCGGGAGTGGTCAAAGCCATCGTCGTCACTATCGGTACGCCCTTTGTCGCCAAATACATCGGCCTTAACAACCCTCACACTGCTCTTATTTACGGTGGGCTCATGGGCACCACCAGCGGCGTAACGGCAGGGCTGGCCGCCACCGACCCCAAATTGGTTCCTTACGGAGCCCTCACCGCCACCTTCTACACCGGTCTCGGCTGCCTTGCGTGTCCCTCAATCCTGTATTTACTGATGCGCCTGACGTTTGGGGGATAG